A genomic segment from Moorena sp. SIOASIH encodes:
- a CDS encoding ABC transporter substrate-binding protein: MVLQRLKLCSRRQTLQWLIFASSSVILGACTPLQQASSGNDLADAKPSPSMSFSLGVTTWIGLTPLLIALKKGFFEELGLRVDLKTFGYNPDYISAFLAGKLDAIAPVTSEAVLLATKGKDYRIVLVEDNSVGGDGILARNSISSIKDFKGKKIAVEKGAVSHFFLLKVLTAVGLSEADVTLVNVDPAGAAAAYQVGNVDIAVTYAPFLKQANLAQPDGRIIYDSSQIPTAITDVYLFATEYIEANPEAVEAFVKGVFKGLGFLNQNPSQGLAIAAKELKIEPDTLAADLKGISLPDARANLEMLGNKQSDSYLLEPLMDMARFLAKQGNIDTIPDMEQFLEPKFVKAALETF; this comes from the coding sequence ATGGTTCTACAAAGACTCAAGTTGTGCTCAAGGCGTCAAACTCTGCAATGGCTAATCTTCGCATCCAGCAGCGTTATCTTGGGGGCATGTACTCCCTTACAGCAAGCATCTTCTGGGAATGACTTGGCTGATGCTAAGCCCAGCCCATCAATGTCTTTCTCTCTAGGGGTGACCACTTGGATTGGTTTGACTCCTCTTTTGATTGCGCTCAAAAAAGGCTTCTTTGAGGAACTGGGGCTAAGGGTTGACCTGAAAACTTTTGGGTATAATCCCGATTATATCTCTGCCTTTTTAGCAGGAAAACTGGATGCTATTGCCCCTGTAACCTCTGAAGCAGTCTTATTGGCAACTAAGGGCAAAGACTATCGCATTGTTTTGGTAGAGGATAACTCCGTTGGTGGGGATGGCATCTTAGCCCGGAACAGTATTAGTAGCATTAAGGACTTTAAGGGCAAGAAGATTGCTGTTGAAAAAGGGGCAGTTAGCCATTTCTTTCTACTAAAAGTACTCACAGCAGTTGGGTTGAGTGAAGCTGATGTTACCTTGGTGAACGTGGATCCAGCGGGAGCAGCAGCAGCTTACCAGGTGGGGAATGTGGACATTGCTGTTACCTATGCACCATTCCTAAAACAGGCTAACTTGGCTCAACCTGATGGACGCATTATCTATGACTCGTCCCAAATACCAACAGCGATTACTGATGTTTATCTGTTTGCCACTGAGTATATCGAAGCCAACCCGGAGGCGGTGGAAGCCTTTGTCAAAGGGGTTTTCAAAGGACTAGGGTTTCTCAATCAAAATCCATCGCAAGGGTTAGCGATCGCAGCTAAGGAGTTGAAAATTGAGCCAGATACTCTAGCTGCTGATCTAAAAGGGATTAGTCTCCCAGATGCTCGTGCCAATCTGGAGATGCTAGGAAATAAGCAGAGTGATTCCTACTTACTAGAGCCCTTGATGGATATGGCGAGGTTTTTGGCAAAGCAAGGCAACATTGATACTATTCCTGATATGGAGCAATTTCTGGAACCGAAATTTGTGAAAGCCGCTTTAGAAACATTCTAG
- a CDS encoding ABC transporter permease: protein MPQPISSPRKRYLRPSVFWSIRQGFPGWLSVLLTIIALVVPLLVWIFLSYQELVDPRFLPSPMVVLKAGWKMLTEEELLTDIIASFTRVLVGFLFAAVVGIPIGIAMGTFYSMESLFGTIVGIVRYMPVAAFMPLIVLWAGLGETAKILIIFLGIVFYNAIMIADAVKFIPDEMLNVAYTLGANRVDVLFRVILPATLPNIIDTMRVNVAGAWNFLVIAELIAAENGLGFKIIYFQRFLETDKVLFCILVIGLIGLMLDFGFRLLFRLTVPWSEQFVER, encoded by the coding sequence GTGCCACAACCTATATCTTCTCCCCGCAAACGTTATCTACGACCATCCGTATTTTGGAGTATCCGTCAGGGCTTTCCTGGCTGGCTCAGTGTCCTGCTCACCATCATTGCCTTAGTGGTACCCCTGCTAGTTTGGATCTTCCTAAGCTATCAAGAATTAGTAGACCCAAGATTCCTGCCAAGTCCGATGGTTGTCCTGAAAGCTGGCTGGAAAATGTTGACAGAAGAGGAATTACTGACTGATATTATCGCCAGTTTCACCCGTGTGCTAGTTGGTTTTCTGTTTGCGGCAGTAGTTGGTATTCCCATTGGCATTGCCATGGGGACATTTTACAGCATGGAGAGCCTGTTTGGTACGATTGTCGGTATTGTACGCTATATGCCAGTGGCAGCGTTTATGCCCCTAATTGTTCTATGGGCAGGGTTAGGGGAAACCGCAAAGATCCTAATTATTTTCTTGGGAATTGTGTTCTACAACGCGATAATGATTGCTGATGCTGTCAAGTTCATTCCTGATGAAATGCTCAATGTGGCTTACACCTTGGGGGCGAATCGGGTTGATGTATTATTTCGAGTGATTCTACCAGCAACTCTACCAAATATTATTGATACGATGCGGGTTAATGTTGCTGGTGCTTGGAATTTTCTTGTGATTGCGGAATTAATTGCTGCTGAAAATGGTTTGGGCTTCAAGATTATCTATTTTCAACGATTCCTAGAGACAGATAAAGTGCTCTTTTGTATTTTAGTCATTGGACTCATTGGGTTAATGCTGGATTTTGGGTTTAGGTTGCTTTTCCGCTTAACTGTTCCTTGGTCGGAGCAATTTGTTGAGCGTTAA
- a CDS encoding dynamin family protein — MLIEHNTKNYSHLLTTLPCSLFPIPCLDAVAHGGNHGSRSWGGPPRPRCLPKTALHRFFYQPYLYISNRNTRTMSTKIETTNFLHDLDRVATVRGEIAGYLSQISAILEQSESAGEHNSGKLGLDRDIEDISKASKNLQQGRFRLLVLGDMKRGKSTFLNALIGENLLPSDVNPCTALLTVLRYGDQKKVTVYFNDETPPEEIDFKSFKHRYTIDPAEAKRLEQQKKLAFPNVSHAIVEYPLPLLEKGIEIVDSPGLNDTEARNELSLGYINNCHAILFVLRATQPCTLGERRYLENYLKDRGLTVFFLINAWDQIRESLIDPDDTEELEEAEDRLGRVFQANLADYCQVDGYDIYDERVFEISAINALRKRVKNPEVSLDGTGFPEFMGALNTFLTKERAISELRQARTLARQGSNHVHEAIERRIPLLEQDLNELKERISSVEPEFNKLKDIGEQFKDEIKAVRDSKAKAIADSFRTYVLNLGNTFESDFLYYQPELRFMDLLSTGKREAFESELRQAFERYINDKLSEWSKTAEKEMDAAFAQLSRSAVTYGASYTKVTDKINQKLTGQTVRPVSNYTTEDNAPAWAKWAAGLFSLARGNLAGVAMAGAGFDWKNIVLNFITVMGIGGIITYVSGIALGPVGLALLGLGVGVVQADQARKELVKAARKELVKYLPQVAQEQWQPIYDAIKECFDMYEQEVTERMDDDIKARKAELDNLMKQKESREINREQELARLKQLEADVASQAQKVETAYQNFVNAI, encoded by the coding sequence ATGCTAATTGAGCATAACACCAAAAACTACTCGCATCTCTTGACTACTCTTCCCTGTTCCCTGTTCCCTATTCCCTGTCTTGATGCAGTCGCTCATGGGGGAAACCACGGCAGTCGCTCATGGGGGGGACCCCCAAGACCGCGCTGCCTCCCCAAGACCGCGCTGCATCGCTTTTTCTATCAACCCTATCTTTACATCTCCAATAGAAATACTAGAACTATGAGTACTAAAATCGAAACCACAAATTTTCTCCATGATCTCGATCGAGTTGCCACGGTGCGTGGTGAAATAGCTGGTTACTTGAGTCAAATCAGTGCCATACTGGAACAATCGGAATCCGCAGGAGAGCATAATTCCGGTAAGTTAGGCTTGGATAGAGATATTGAAGATATTTCTAAAGCTAGTAAAAATTTACAGCAGGGGCGATTTCGACTACTGGTATTAGGGGATATGAAGCGGGGAAAAAGTACATTTCTCAATGCCTTAATTGGTGAGAATTTACTCCCCAGTGATGTCAATCCTTGTACAGCTTTACTGACAGTTTTACGCTATGGTGATCAAAAGAAGGTGACAGTGTACTTTAATGATGAAACACCACCAGAAGAAATTGATTTTAAATCCTTTAAGCATCGCTATACCATCGACCCAGCTGAAGCAAAGCGATTGGAACAACAGAAGAAGCTAGCCTTTCCGAATGTTAGTCATGCCATAGTGGAGTATCCCTTACCGTTGCTAGAGAAAGGGATTGAAATTGTAGATAGTCCAGGACTAAATGATACGGAAGCGCGCAATGAGTTATCCCTCGGTTACATTAATAATTGTCACGCTATCCTGTTTGTCCTCAGAGCAACTCAGCCCTGTACTTTAGGAGAACGTCGTTATCTAGAAAATTATCTAAAAGACCGGGGATTAACGGTTTTCTTTCTAATTAATGCTTGGGACCAGATTCGGGAAAGTTTGATTGACCCGGATGATACAGAAGAATTAGAAGAAGCTGAAGATAGACTGGGGCGAGTATTTCAGGCTAACTTGGCAGACTATTGTCAGGTAGATGGCTATGATATCTATGATGAACGAGTGTTTGAAATATCAGCAATTAATGCCCTGCGCAAGCGAGTTAAAAATCCAGAGGTGTCTCTTGATGGCACAGGGTTTCCAGAGTTTATGGGAGCACTCAATACATTTTTAACGAAGGAACGAGCAATTTCTGAATTACGACAAGCGAGAACCTTAGCCCGTCAAGGGAGTAACCATGTTCATGAAGCTATTGAACGTCGCATCCCCTTGCTAGAGCAAGATTTAAATGAATTGAAGGAACGGATTAGTTCCGTTGAACCAGAATTTAATAAACTCAAGGATATTGGTGAGCAATTTAAGGATGAAATTAAAGCGGTTCGGGATAGTAAAGCAAAAGCGATAGCAGATTCATTTCGTACCTATGTTTTAAATTTAGGTAATACCTTTGAGTCGGATTTTTTATACTATCAACCTGAACTCCGATTTATGGATTTATTGAGTACAGGGAAACGAGAAGCCTTTGAATCAGAGTTGAGACAGGCATTTGAACGGTATATTAATGATAAATTGTCAGAGTGGAGTAAGACAGCTGAAAAAGAGATGGATGCTGCCTTTGCTCAGCTATCTCGCAGTGCAGTAACCTACGGTGCTTCCTATACTAAAGTCACGGATAAAATTAATCAAAAATTAACCGGACAAACCGTAAGACCTGTCAGCAACTACACTACAGAAGATAACGCTCCCGCTTGGGCAAAATGGGCAGCAGGATTATTTTCCTTAGCTAGGGGTAATCTAGCAGGAGTCGCCATGGCTGGAGCTGGTTTCGATTGGAAAAATATTGTGCTGAATTTCATCACAGTCATGGGAATTGGTGGCATCATTACCTATGTTTCTGGGATTGCTCTCGGACCAGTGGGTCTAGCCTTATTAGGATTAGGGGTTGGAGTCGTGCAAGCCGATCAAGCTCGTAAGGAATTGGTGAAAGCAGCTAGAAAAGAGTTGGTGAAATATTTGCCTCAGGTAGCACAAGAGCAATGGCAACCAATTTATGATGCTATCAAAGAATGTTTTGATATGTATGAGCAGGAAGTAACTGAGCGGATGGATGATGATATTAAAGCTCGCAAAGCGGAATTAGATAATTTAATGAAACAAAAAGAATCTCGTGAAATTAATCGGGAGCAAGAATTAGCTCGGTTGAAACAGTTAGAGGCTGATGTAGCTTCTCAAGCCCAAAAGGTTGAGACCGCTTATCAGAATTTTGTGAATGCGATTTAA
- a CDS encoding ABC transporter ATP-binding protein, translated as MTNNHNLPKLQVCALSKSFRHRREELVVLKDINLDLEANEFVCIVGPSGCGKSTLLNIIAGLIPPSKGHVKVDGEVVLGPGRDRGMVFQNYTLFPWLTIADNIGFGLRLQRLPKGESQERIAYYLDVIGLSRFANAYPKQLSGGMKQRVAIARALANEPEVLLMDEPFGALDAQTKEELQEFFLGLWQKTHITVLMITHDVEEAVFLSQGIYVMGTHPGYIRDKIMIDLPAVRTLDTKLTLEFVELKRQVIQALQI; from the coding sequence ATGACCAATAATCACAATTTGCCTAAGCTACAGGTGTGCGCTCTTTCCAAAAGTTTTCGCCACCGACGGGAAGAATTGGTAGTGCTAAAGGATATTAATCTCGATCTTGAGGCGAATGAATTTGTCTGTATAGTTGGACCCTCTGGCTGCGGCAAATCAACCTTGCTCAACATTATCGCTGGACTAATTCCTCCCTCTAAAGGACATGTAAAGGTAGATGGTGAGGTGGTTTTAGGTCCTGGTCGGGATCGGGGCATGGTCTTCCAGAACTATACCCTATTTCCCTGGCTAACGATTGCTGATAATATCGGTTTTGGTCTGAGGTTACAACGATTGCCTAAGGGGGAATCCCAAGAACGGATTGCTTACTATTTGGATGTAATCGGTCTAAGCCGCTTTGCTAATGCCTACCCCAAACAGCTGTCAGGGGGGATGAAACAACGGGTTGCGATCGCACGAGCGTTGGCTAATGAACCGGAAGTGCTGTTGATGGATGAGCCCTTTGGAGCCTTAGATGCCCAAACTAAGGAGGAATTGCAGGAATTCTTCCTTGGACTTTGGCAGAAGACCCATATTACTGTTTTGATGATTACCCATGATGTGGAAGAAGCGGTGTTCTTATCCCAGGGTATCTATGTGATGGGAACTCATCCCGGTTATATCCGGGATAAGATTATGATTGATTTGCCAGCTGTTCGTACTCTGGATACAAAGCTAACCCTGGAATTTGTGGAATTGAAACGGCAAGTAATTCAAGCTTTGCAGATTTGA